The following proteins come from a genomic window of Halomarina ordinaria:
- a CDS encoding class I SAM-dependent methyltransferase: protein MTAHEAGDRPAKSRAEVRDIYEENAARFERFGWLEERLVGRYRERLFSRAEGRVLDVACGTGPNFAHLPERTDLVGVDLSEAMLRGAARTARDLDRDADLRVADAEALPFEDDAFDTVVSALSTCTFPDPVAVLREMDRVCAPDGRILLFEHGRSSVPALARLQDRFASRHFERMGCRWNQEPVDVVREAGLRVEGVRRDVLGLFTSLVVVPTA from the coding sequence ATGACCGCTCACGAGGCGGGCGACCGTCCGGCGAAGTCCCGCGCGGAGGTCCGCGACATCTACGAGGAGAACGCCGCGCGCTTCGAGCGCTTCGGCTGGCTCGAAGAGCGCCTCGTGGGGCGCTACCGCGAGCGCCTGTTCTCGCGCGCGGAGGGGCGCGTCCTCGACGTGGCCTGCGGCACCGGGCCGAACTTCGCGCACCTCCCCGAGAGGACCGACCTCGTCGGCGTCGACCTCAGCGAGGCGATGCTGCGGGGGGCCGCGCGGACGGCGCGAGACCTCGACCGGGACGCGGACCTCCGCGTGGCCGACGCCGAGGCCCTCCCCTTCGAGGACGACGCCTTCGACACCGTCGTCTCGGCGCTCTCGACGTGCACGTTCCCGGACCCGGTCGCCGTCCTCCGGGAGATGGACCGCGTCTGCGCGCCCGACGGGCGCATCCTCCTGTTCGAACACGGGCGCAGCAGCGTCCCGGCCCTCGCCCGCCTGCAGGACCGCTTCGCGTCGCGGCACTTCGAGCGGATGGGCTGTCGCTGGAACCAGGAACCGGTCGACGTCGTCCGCGAGGCGGGACTCAGGGTCGAGGGGGTCCGCCGCGACGTCCTCGGTCTCTTCACGAGCCTCGTCGTCGTGCCCACCGCGTGA